The following is a genomic window from Neosynechococcus sphagnicola sy1.
GGTCGCCAGTTCACATCTAAGATCACTTTCAGGTAATACTGCTCTGCCAGCTCTAAAGCCCGTGCGATCGCCCGCCGACTGTCAGCATAGGCTAACTCTAAGGTGCCTAATACCAAGTAGTCGGCGGCTCTAAACAGTTCCACCGGTAATTGCTCTGCTTGCAGGTAGGCATCGGCAAAATCAGCCGCATCAGCTCCATGGAAACCGACAAACTGGATATTCTCAGCCTGGGGGCGGAGGACTCGAATTTTTCGCGTCGGTGCGGTGGGCGAGTACTGAACTCCCGTGGTGTCAACCCCTGCGGTCTCTAATACCTCCACCAACGCCATCCCCGCTTCATCCTCACCTACACACCCGACAAACCCTGCCGTTGTTCCCAATTTAACCAGGGCTGACGCAACATTGGCAGGCGCTCCCCCCGCATGAGGGGTCCACGACGTTACAGATTCAACAGATGCCACGGGTTGATCCGCGATCTCATCCCATAAAACTTCGCCCAGACAAAGCACACGGGGAAAGTCCTGAGTAGCCATTTAGTTTAGAGAATGGAAGCTATGACATGGAAGCAATGAATTCCATTGTCTCAGAATTCCCGAAACCAGATGGAGCCCTGAGATAGTTTTTCAGACATAAACCCAATCAAGCTTAAGGCTGATGCATGTTCAGGGCTAATTTGGCGGCGTTCTGGGCTGCCCGACAAAGGTTTTCTCTAAATTTCTGTGGTTAACTTCCTGGCTTTAGCTTCTCCCTAGCCCCATCACCAACCTGACCAGCGGTTGAAACGGAGGGGGACTGAGTGAATAGCTAAGGAATACACTAAACTAGAAAAGCTGTCGAATTTTTTCACAACTCCCATGGCTGTTCCTAAGAAGAAAACGTCACAATCAAAGCGTGACAAGCGTCGGGCCACCTGGAAACGGAAAGCGGTTCTAGAAGCCCAAAAAGCAATTTCCCTCGGCAAATCCATCCTGACGGGACGGGGCAATTTTGTTTATCCCCCGAATGAAGAGGCAGACGACGAGCCATAACTGATGCTGGGTAAATTCTTCCAGAAACCAGAAGCTGATCAGAGTCAACGGGTGCCCCCTGGCCAACATCTTGCCAGTGGCTTTCCGGTTCTGACCTATGGGCAAACCCCTGAGGTTACAACCACAGAGTGGCAGTTAGAGATTTGGGGTGCTGCGCAGTCTGCAACTTTTTCCTGGTCAGACCTGATGGCGATGCCGCAGCACAACTTCACGGCGGATTTTCACTGTGTCACTCGCTGGTCAAAACTGGATGTGCAGTGGACAGGGGTGAAGGTGACTGATCTCATGAGCCATCTATCGGTCGATCCCAAGGCGCTGTATCTAATGCAGCATAGCTACGGCGACTACACTACCAATATTTCCTTGGTAGACTTTCTGCGTCAGGAGAACTTCTTGGCTCATACGCTGTTTGGTCAACCCTTACCAAAGGAGCACGGTGGGCCGGTTCGGCTGGTCGTTCCTCACCTCTATGCTTGGAAAAGTGCCAAGTGGCTGCGGGGGTTAGAGTTCCTGGAGCAAGAAGACTTGGGTTTCTGGGAACGGAATGGCTATCACCGTCGAGGCGAACCTTGGGGTGAAGAACGTTACAGTGGCAATGGCTGAATCCACGCGTTTACGGTATTGGAATAGTAGAATATATTGCCGACGATGAGGGTCGATCGGTCTCCTAACCGAGGAGTGGTTTGCTTAAGACGTTGGCAAGATTTAAGGAGAGGTGGCAGAGTGGTCGATTGCGTCTGACTTGAAATCAGATGAGCCCTTGCGGGTTCCCAGGGTTCGAATCCCTGCCTCTCCGTCATTTGATCATCCAATAGTGTCCAACACGATCTATATAGATCCTTTCTGGCAAAGGATCTAACTTATTTTAGCGTTCAACCAAGTTCCAGATTATCCATTGTCATCCAGGGGCATTTGGGAGGAGAGCTGGGGCTTGAGAAGGATCTGCCCCCAATGCGGATCGGGATGGAGTCCGCAATACTCAAGCATCTGAGAAACATCCTCGCCAGCCTCACCGCCCCCCTGGTGGTGTTCTTTGGTTCCGATGTCACTCCCTCAGCTATCGGCCACAATTTTGAGTTGTTGAATATTCCACAGAGTACCTCCCAAGCCAGAGACCTGCACCCCCTGAACATGATTGCGAACTGCTGCTAAGGTTAGCGGGTTAATGAGATAAATAAACGGTAAGTATTCTTGGGTAATTTTCTGGGTCTTGGCATAGATTGCCTTTCGTTTGGTTTCATCTAACTCCTGTGCCCCCTGGATATACAGTTGACCAATTTCCTGCTCCCAGTCAGTAACGACCCGTCCGACTAGAGGCAATTGACCCGCTTGTGGTTTTTGATTAAAGGTGTGTAACCCTCCCTCGGGTGACCAAATATTGGCTCCATCATTGGGCTCTACCCCCCCCGTAAAGCCGAGGAAATAGCATTCCCATTCCAAAGAATTTGATAACTTATCTACGAGGACATTGAAGTTAATAAAATTTAAATCAACCTGAATACCGATCTTGGCAAGATCTTGTTTGATCTGAGCACAAATAGCTTCAGCGGTTCTACTGCCTGTGTTGGCTAGGAGTGTGAATCGAACTCGGTTGCCTTGAACATCCAATAATTGTCCTTGGTTGCTATAGCGAAAACCAGATTTTTTCAGCAGGTTTTTTGCCTTTTCTAGATCGTAATTGTAAACCCTCAGACCTTGATCAGGAGATAGATAGTAGGGGCTTTGAACCGAGATTGGAGAATTTTGCAACTCTCCCAAACCTCGATAAATATTGTTAATTAAGGTCTGGCGATCAATAGCATAGGCAATGGCCTGTCTAAATGCCAAGGTGTTGAACCAGCGAGATTTAATCGGATCCACCAAGGGTTGGCCATTAGGGCGATGTCCTTGGTTGAGATTAAAGGAAATAAAGGTGGTGCCAGAAGCGGGGCCGCCATTATATATTGTGAACTTGCCCCGCTGTTCCTCACGTTTCAGGAGTGAAAATGTTAAGGGGGAAATATTTAACACATCTAAACTGCCAGAGCGAAACTGTAACAATGCCGTGTCTGTTGACTCCACAATTTGCCATACAAAACGCTCAATATAGGGCAATGGCTGGCCTTGTTCATCGTGACGCCAGTAGTAAGGATTGCGCTTGAAAATCACCCTTTGACTGGTGGTATAACGCTCGATCATGAAGGGACCATTGCAGATAATTTGTTCGGGAGGTGTGTTGGTTCCCCACGCTGACAAGAGCCGGGGCTTCCCATCCGAGTCAACGGTTTCTACCAGGGGACGCAGTACGTGTTCGGGCAAAATCGGCAGCCCGGTGCTGCGCAAAAAGGGTGCAAAGGGTTCCGGCACTGTAAATTCAATCCGCCGCTGATCCAGTTGTTGGACATGCGGTAAAGCGCGGCTGGTACCAATTCGCAGCACATCCCTGGCATCGGTGGGAATTTGGTTGTTGAAGAAGATACTGTTGTAGGTAAACACCACATCTGCTGCCGTCAATGGTTGACCGTCAGACCACTTCAAATGTTCTCGTAGGGTGAAGACAATTTGTTTTTTATCAGCTGAGAATTTCCAAGACTCGGCCAGGGCTGGTTCAATTTCTCCCGTTACCCCATTTTCTGTAATCAATCCCTCATAAATGTAGGTGAAAACGTTGGGAGACTCTTGATTTAGAGGGTAATTAAAGGTCTTGGGATCGCCCAAGGTCGGGGCAACCAACTCAGGTACCTGAGTGGCATTGGTTCTCAACTGATCGGGGTTACAGGCTGACAACCCACTCGCCAGCAATAAGCTAAACCCCACCAGCAGCCAGCGACGCAGCAGAGACACAGCAGCAGAAATCATTCTCCCTTCCTTCCTATTGACGGCGGTTCCCGAGGTCAGCAGCTTGAGTTTTGAGGACTTAACCGTTACAACTGAGTCAAGAGACTCCATTCCCAAGACCGATGCTCCATGGGTTGCTGTAACGAGGTTGCATGAGTACCGCAGTTATAACAGTCACGCAAAGTATCTCTGATTATGCAGAACCCTCAGGTATATTCAATATTATTCAGAGGACTACCTATGCCTAGAAGACTTGCGATCGCCGCTCTTGGCCTGATGCTAGCAGTTGCTCTGCCGGGTCGAGCCTTGGCAGAATCCGTTTTAGAAAAAGTGGCACGTACCGGAGTCCTGACGGCGGGTACCAGCACGGATGCCGTGCCCCTGGCTTACATTGATGACAAGGGCAATTTCGTCGGTTATTCCGTAGACATCCTAGAGATCGTGCGATCGCAACTCGAAAAAGAATTAGGTAAACCGATCAAGCTGGAACTGGTGGGGGTCACGGTTGCCGATCGCATCCCTAAACTTGTCAGCGAGGAACTGGATATTGTCTGTGAAGCCTCCAGTTTTACCTGGGAGCGGGAAAAATATGTTGATTTTTCAGTGGATTATGGCATTACTGGCACCCGGTTACTGGTGAAAAAGGGAAGTCCCCTGAGCACACCCCAGTCCTTAGTGGGCAAGCGCATTGGGGTGATTCCTCAATCAGTCAATGCCCAGGTGATGAAGCTGGTTCAACCCCAAGCAACCTTTGTCCCGGTGAAAGATCGAGCGGAAGGCGCTACGGCTCTTGAGCAAGGCAAACTGGATGCCCTCGCCTCGGATGGCATCTTGCTGGAAGGATTTCGGCTAACGGCGAGTAACCCCGATGCCTTTGCCGTGGTACCCGCAAAACCCTATGCCATTCAAGGGCTTGCCTGTATGTTGCCCGAAAATGATTCCTCCTTCCGGGATCTGGTGAACTATAGCCTGGTGAGCTTCATGCAAGGGGTAGAAACTGGCGACAAGCAATCGACGGCCATTATTGATCGCTGGTTTGGCCCCGAAGGCATAGTGACGCTGAATCGGGAAATGATCGATAATTTCTTTCGATTTGTGGTGGATTCCTACGAGCAAATCCCACTCACCCAGAAATAACATACCCTAGCCTAATGAAAATCTTGGTGCTGAATGCTGGGTCAAGTAGCCACAAAAGTTGTCTCTACGAGTTTGGCGATAGCCTGCCTGAGCAGCCCCTTAAACCACTGTGGGAAGCCCAGGTTGACTGGGCCTCTCAGCCGGGGATGGCTGAGTTAAGGGTCAAAACGGTCGATATCCCTTCCTATGAAACGGTGTTTCCCTCCGTCTCTCGGTTTGAGGATACACTGCGACTTCTGCAAACCATCTGGTCTGGAGAAGTTCCGGTGGTGAGTCAACCCGGTGACATCGACATCGTGGGGCATCGGGTGGTGCATGGTGGGCGAGACTATCAAGAAAGTACCTGGGTGAACCCTGCGGTCAAGGCCGAGATCGCCCAGTTAGCGACCTTGGCTCCAGTCCATAACCCCGTTAACTTGCAGGGCATTGACATCATTGAGCAGTGCTTAGGGACGGTGCCCCAA
Proteins encoded in this region:
- a CDS encoding ABC transporter substrate-binding protein produces the protein MISAAVSLLRRWLLVGFSLLLASGLSACNPDQLRTNATQVPELVAPTLGDPKTFNYPLNQESPNVFTYIYEGLITENGVTGEIEPALAESWKFSADKKQIVFTLREHLKWSDGQPLTAADVVFTYNSIFFNNQIPTDARDVLRIGTSRALPHVQQLDQRRIEFTVPEPFAPFLRSTGLPILPEHVLRPLVETVDSDGKPRLLSAWGTNTPPEQIICNGPFMIERYTTSQRVIFKRNPYYWRHDEQGQPLPYIERFVWQIVESTDTALLQFRSGSLDVLNISPLTFSLLKREEQRGKFTIYNGGPASGTTFISFNLNQGHRPNGQPLVDPIKSRWFNTLAFRQAIAYAIDRQTLINNIYRGLGELQNSPISVQSPYYLSPDQGLRVYNYDLEKAKNLLKKSGFRYSNQGQLLDVQGNRVRFTLLANTGSRTAEAICAQIKQDLAKIGIQVDLNFINFNVLVDKLSNSLEWECYFLGFTGGVEPNDGANIWSPEGGLHTFNQKPQAGQLPLVGRVVTDWEQEIGQLYIQGAQELDETKRKAIYAKTQKITQEYLPFIYLINPLTLAAVRNHVQGVQVSGLGGTLWNIQQLKIVADS
- the grrP gene encoding extracellular substrate binding-like orphan protein GrrP: MPRRLAIAALGLMLAVALPGRALAESVLEKVARTGVLTAGTSTDAVPLAYIDDKGNFVGYSVDILEIVRSQLEKELGKPIKLELVGVTVADRIPKLVSEELDIVCEASSFTWEREKYVDFSVDYGITGTRLLVKKGSPLSTPQSLVGKRIGVIPQSVNAQVMKLVQPQATFVPVKDRAEGATALEQGKLDALASDGILLEGFRLTASNPDAFAVVPAKPYAIQGLACMLPENDSSFRDLVNYSLVSFMQGVETGDKQSTAIIDRWFGPEGIVTLNREMIDNFFRFVVDSYEQIPLTQK
- a CDS encoding sulfite oxidase-like oxidoreductase is translated as MLGKFFQKPEADQSQRVPPGQHLASGFPVLTYGQTPEVTTTEWQLEIWGAAQSATFSWSDLMAMPQHNFTADFHCVTRWSKLDVQWTGVKVTDLMSHLSVDPKALYLMQHSYGDYTTNISLVDFLRQENFLAHTLFGQPLPKEHGGPVRLVVPHLYAWKSAKWLRGLEFLEQEDLGFWERNGYHRRGEPWGEERYSGNG
- the rpmF gene encoding 50S ribosomal protein L32, whose protein sequence is MAVPKKKTSQSKRDKRRATWKRKAVLEAQKAISLGKSILTGRGNFVYPPNEEADDEP
- a CDS encoding PfkB family carbohydrate kinase; the encoded protein is MATQDFPRVLCLGEVLWDEIADQPVASVESVTSWTPHAGGAPANVASALVKLGTTAGFVGCVGEDEAGMALVEVLETAGVDTTGVQYSPTAPTRKIRVLRPQAENIQFVGFHGADAADFADAYLQAEQLPVELFRAADYLVLGTLELAYADSRRAIARALELAEQYYLKVILDVNWRPVFWPNPDLAQARIQPLIARVEFSQTLPCRSYLVIWDGGARGDRPSA